A stretch of Rhipicephalus sanguineus isolate Rsan-2018 unplaced genomic scaffold, BIME_Rsan_1.4 Seq215, whole genome shotgun sequence DNA encodes these proteins:
- the LOC119376727 gene encoding succinate dehydrogenase cytochrome b560 subunit, mitochondrial-like, translating to MAYAVRFANRASALSLLRPATAVPSACLAPMSAMSPKQEEATEYFFKKNKSLKRPLSPHLSIYAPQMTSMLSLTHRATGCAMAVGLYGMGVMPFMCSHNFPHYVEALQAMHISPILTFPVKLGLPFASPIHTFNGMRHLAWDLGLGFSLRSSTQQAFCHRPQSGDGSSVGLQVDHLVSGEQHLQPSDTALPYLRLCIDMKRKMVQHSFLTCCVWFSDC from the exons ATGGCATATGCAGTGAG GTTCGCCAATAGAGCAAGCGCTCTGTCGCTTCTGCGACCAGCGACAGCTGTGCCCTCTGCCTG cctcGCACCGATGTCGGCAATGAGCCCAAAGCAGGAGGAAGCGACCGAGTACTTCTTCAAAAAGAACAAGTCACTAAAAAGGCCCCTGTCGCCCCACCTGAGCATTTATGC GCCGCAAATGACATCAATGCTTTCACTGACACACAGGGCAACTGGCTGTGCTATGGCAGTAG GCCTGTACGGAATGGGTGTGATGCCATTTATGTGCTCCCACAACTTCCCACACTATGTGGAGGCACTGCAGGCCATGCACATTTCGCCCATACTCACTTTCCCGGTGAAGCTTGGCCTGCCTTTTGCCTCTCCTATCCACACCTTCAATGGCATGCGCCACCTG GCCTGGGATTTGGGCCTTGGCTTTAGCCTCAGGAGCTCTACGCAACAGGCTTTTTGTCATCGGCCTCAGTCTGGTGATGGCAGTAGTGTTGGCCTTCAAGTAGACCACCTTGTGTCTGGCGAGCAGCACTTACAGCCCAGTGACACGGCACTCCCTTATTTAAGGCTTTGCATAGACATGAAAAGAAAAATGGTACAGCACTCATTCTTGACATGTTGTGTCTGGTTTTCTGATTGTTAA